In Nicotiana tabacum cultivar K326 chromosome 2, ASM71507v2, whole genome shotgun sequence, the following proteins share a genomic window:
- the LOC107787283 gene encoding E3 ubiquitin-protein ligase RMA3-like translates to MALEQNFVGEHMFNFGSEEDVSLKKGSAVPVPTPTSDSTTGGYDCNICLDSAHDPIVTLCGHLYCWPCIYKWLQVESSNPGSDEKCKCPVCKAHISSSSLVPLYGRGTSSTESEVKKSQLDVVVPRRPQAIGITTPVNSSSPINQHLHHRQYLPSTFHSYAALGPSPMDSLSSPTVGVFGEMFLARIFGSSDTSVFAYPHPSAYTIPGSVSSRMRQVEKSLNRLYIFLFCCIILCLLLF, encoded by the coding sequence ATGGCTTTGGAACAAAATTTTGTTGGTGAACACATGTTCAATTTTGGATCTGAAGAAGATGTTTCCCTTAAGAAGGGGAGCGCAGTTCCTGTTCCAACACCAACTTCTGATAGTACAACTGGTGGTTATGATTGCAATATCTGTCTTGACTCAGCACATGACCCTATAGTCACCCTTTGCGGTCACCTCTACTGCTGGCCTTGCATTTACAAGTGGCTGCAGGTCGAGAGCTCTAATCCAGGATCAGACGAGAAATGTAAATGTCCAGTCTGTAAGGCTCACATCTCAAGCTCATCGCTGGTTCCTCTCTACGGCCGTGGGACATCATCAACAGAATCTGAAGTCAAGAAGTCTCAACTGGATGTTGTTGTACCACGCAGGCCTCAAGCCATTGGGATAACCACTCCGGTTAATTCATCGTCTCCCATAAATCAGCATCTTCATCACAGGCAATACCTCCCCTCTACCTTTCATAGCTATGCTGCTTTGGGTCCATCCCCAATGGACAGTTTGTCCAGCCCGACAGTTGGGGTATTTGGTGAAATGTTTTTGGCAAGGATTTTCGGGAGCTCAGACACAAGTGTATTTGCTTATCCTCATCCAAGCGCTTACACCATCCCAGGAAGTGTCAGTTCTAGAATGAGGCAGGTGGAAAAGTCTCTTAACAGATTATACATCTTTCTTTTCTGCTGCATCATCCTATGCCTTCTCCTATTCTGA